CCGCGCAACGCCGAGCTCGGGTGGATCGCCGACGCGACGCGCAGCATCACGTCGTAGCCGAGCACCGTGGCCAGGATGACCTCCTTGGCGCTCCGAGCTTTCTGCTCGGCCACCGCGAACACCGCGGGAAAATTCGGCCCTGCCGGATGCGCCGAGCCGTGGGTGTGGCCGTCGTCGAAATCGAGCGCGTGGGTGCTGGTGCCGTTGAGCAGCGCCGCATTCAATACCGACAGCCGCTGTGCGTGGCCGACGACGGCCGCCGTGCGCGATTCGTCCACGGCTTCGAGGTAATCGAGCATCTGGTGCGCAACCGGTTCCTGCGAGCCGGTGATCGAGGTGGTCAGGTAATCGAGCAGCGCGCGCTTGAAGCCGCGCACCGTGCGCTCGCTCAAGTCCTCGAAGCGCTTGCCGGCGACGTGCCGGGCCAGGCGGCGGGTGGCATCCTGCTGCTCGCTGCCCGCAGCTGCCGGGGCGAGGTCGTTCATGGCGTTCTCCAGGGATCGGCAAAAGGGAGTATCCGGCGGGAGTATCCGGCGGGAGTATCCGGCGCGACGCCGGCAGACGACCGATGCTACCGCAGGGCGGCGAGGGTGAAAACCCGCAGGGAGAGAGACGACAAGTCGATACGCCGTCAGCCCTCGCGATGATGCGTGTGCCGTTCGGCGAGAACGGCGAGGTCGTTGGCCACGTCGGTGACGCCGGGCACAGCGGCGGCCACATCCGCGACGGCGCGCCTGTCCGCGCTGGTATCGACCACGCCCTCGAGCTTGATGCGCCCCTGGTCGGCGCTGATCGCGATGCGGATCGTGCGCGTCGCCGGCGCCTGGCGCAACGCCGAGCGCACGTGCGCCTCCAGCCGCAGATTCTCGAGCTTCGCGTGCGAGGCGGACGTCTCCTGGAAGTCCGGATGGCGCACGTGGCGCAGCACGGTGTCGACGCACTCGTCGATCGACACCCGCTCGGTATTGAGCACGAGGTCGTACTGTTCGGCATCCCACCAATCGACACCGAAGTGCCGGCGCACGATCGCGGCGTGCGCCTCGTCGTTGCTCTCCACCTCGCGCCGCACCAGCGACTCGTCGCTCGTCTTCATGCGCGCCTGCATGCGCTCGATGCGCAGCGGCTTCGGCGCGCACACCCGCACGCAGACGACGTGCGAGACCGGCCGCAGCAGGTTGGCCGCGCCCCAGCTGCGCAGGATGGCGCCCGAGTCCTTCGAGGCCAGGCTGAAGGTCTCGTCGGCGGTATAGATACAAAGCGAGGTGTGATCGGCGGTGAGCCGCTCGAAGAAGCTCGGCTG
This is a stretch of genomic DNA from Betaproteobacteria bacterium. It encodes these proteins:
- a CDS encoding BON domain-containing protein — translated: MPLIAMTREMGSLGKDVAKGAADALGVPVLHHEIIEPLADKMRLRKSHVIKLLEGQPSFFERLTADHTSLCIYTADETFSLASKDSGAILRSWGAANLLRPVSHVVCVRVCAPKPLRIERMQARMKTSDESLVRREVESNDEAHAAIVRRHFGVDWWDAEQYDLVLNTERVSIDECVDTVLRHVRHPDFQETSASHAKLENLRLEAHVRSALRQAPATRTIRIAISADQGRIKLEGVVDTSADRRAVADVAAAVPGVTDVANDLAVLAERHTHHREG